From a region of the Dictyostelium discoideum AX4 chromosome 2 chromosome, whole genome shotgun sequence genome:
- the sds gene encoding L-serine ammonia-lyase: MGLKTTISPDSSFDKIINTKTSPPLHINSPMLESLALSKLFKEENAKVWMKVDALQPSGSFKIRGVGLLCNQLLKEKKSKNEEAHFICSSGGNAGKSVAYAGRKLNVKTTIVLPNTIPEATIEKIKDEGANVIVHGTIWDEANTFALELAEKEGCTDCYIHPFDHPLLWEGHSTMIDEIYQDVQNGVCEKPDVILFSVGGGGMMIGILQGLDRYGWNDIPIVTVETVGSHSFWKSFQEKQLTKLDVSEVTSVIKTLSTRSVCSEAWEISKRFNIKPILVTDRDAVDACLKFVDDERILVEPSCGATLSVLYSKKLSTLLDINSKNILTIVCGGNGTSILQLNDLLQTLPK, from the exons aAATACCAAAACTTCACCTCCATTACATATAAATTCTCCAATGTTGGAATCATTGgctttatcaaaattatttaaagaagaaaatgCAAAAGTATGGATGAAAGTAGATGCACTTCAACCATCAGGCTCATTCAAAATCCGTGGAGTAGGCCTTCtc tgtaatcaacttttaaaagaaaaaaaatcaaaaaatgaagaagctcattttatttgttcATCAGGAGGTAATGCAGGTAAAAGTGTTGCATATGCAGGtagaaaattaaatgtaaagACAACGATAGTTTTACCAAATACTATACCAGAGGcaacaattgaaaagatTAAAGATGAAGGAGCAAATGTAATTGTACATGGTACTATTTGGGATGAAGCAAATACATTTGCATTGGAATTGGCAGAGAAAGAAGGTTGTACAGATTGTTATATCCATCCATTCGATCATCCATTACTTTGGGAGGGTCATTCCACAATGATTGATGAAATCTATCAAGATGTTCAAAATGGTGTTTGTGAAAAACCAgatgtaattttattttcagttggtggtggtggtatgaTGATTGGTATTTTACAAGGTTTAGATAGATATGGTTGGAATGATATACCAATTGTTACTGTTGAAACTGTTGGTAGTCATAGTTTTTGGAAAAGTTTTCAAGAGAAACAATTGACAAAATTGGATGTATCAGAGGTTACAAGTGTAATTAAAACCTTATCAACTCGTTCAGTTTGTAGTGAAGCTTGggaaatttcaaaaagatttaatattaaaccaattttagTCACTGATAGAGATGCTGTAGATGcttgtttaaaatttgttgatgatgaaagaATCTTAGTAGAACCATCTTGTGGTGCAACATTATCTGTACtctattcaaaaaaattatcaacacTTTTagatataaattcaaaaaatattttaacaaTCGTTTGTGGTGGAAATGGAACTAGTATTTTACAATTGAATGATTTATTACAAACTTTACCAAAATag